The Nymphaea colorata isolate Beijing-Zhang1983 chromosome 5, ASM883128v2, whole genome shotgun sequence DNA segment GATCAATTCTTTCACGACTAGGTAGTTCATTCTTTGTGATTAAATAGAGAATTTGGTTTTTCGACTTCCGCTGTCATGAGGAAAGATTATTGAACGAAATAAGCCAAGATAAATGCATGGAAGTATAAGACACCCATAAAGACCAGACTGTCACTGAGTTTGATCTGGATCTTGCAGCTCCTCGTCCTCTCTGATTAAAAATGGAAAGCACAGTGAGAGTTGAATGGAATGCTTTGTTATGATAAGTAAAGTAAATAATTCTTCAACCCTTTGAAGCAGTTAGTAAGGATGATTCATGTGAGACAGAAAATTCCACTATACATTTAAAAAGCAGGCATTAAATAACAAAGAATAAACCCAAAAACACATTTAATAACGATGAGCTGTGACCTACTTAACATCAAAGATTCTGTGATTAAAGTGCCAAAAATGGGTAAGACGTTAGTTGCCAACCAACAAGCAAGCTAAACACAAGAACCAATGTACCCTTTTATAAGAGGGATAAACGGTATATCCAAATTGGCTCTTGGATCCTCTAAGTAAAATGGTCCATATCCCAAAGGcatcaaaataatataaacTAGATCCATAATGTAATTGGATCCGAATCTGGGATCCAGTAACTAAACCGCACTGCGTCAAAATGTTGTCGGCATCATAGcgtataaaataatatgttatAATACGTAACAAGACATTCAACATGagtgcaaaaaagaaaaaaaaaagaaaaggaatggaCAAAAATGGGATATGGTGAGACTTGGGAAGTGGAGAATGACGATGATACTTCTTCCTACTTCTGGTCCTGCCAATGCTAGCGTAGGTTAAAACATGCTTAGTTcgaagcaaaaatgaaaaaaaggtgatgTATGAACGAGGTAGTTTTAGCAGAAGGAAAAGCCGTGGATTAGGTACTAGGCTTTGTGGTAGAGAACCTAGTGATAACTTGACTGATTCTGGCTCAATcaaatgtttccttcttactgcTTCAGGTTCTCAAGTCTCAACCTAACATTCAAACAGCTACGACTCCCAAAGACTTAGTAGTACAGGGGAACACGGTAATCAGAAGACATGTGGTAGGAAACATTTGTTTTTAGACATGTGGTAGGaaaagtttgagaataaatCAAACCTTAAAAGTTTTGCAATTAAAATCTTTAATCAAACATCCAGTGCAAGTGGATGGGAAAAAATTAGAGTATTTTCCAACAAATTCATACTAAGAAGATATACATACTAGAATATAAAAGTTGCTACGATTTATGTTCAACATAATATGCAATTGAGATAAAAACAATGAGTTAATAATTAATAGAGACTTGTTTTATCAAATATACACTTGTTTAATAATATAAACAAATTTGCTGTCATTTATTTTAAGCAACTAAAAAAAGCTCAACAAGAAAGTATAGAGTCCAGGTTGACCCTATCAGATTGGACGATTTTTAGGTTGAGGAAGAACTAAATACCATATTTCAAGAGGAGGATCTTGACTGGTTCAACACTAAAGGAGCAgaggatgttgatgaagcagAGACTCCATATTCTCAGGGGGATGCCAAATTTGAAGGAGACAAcagaaatgaagatgaagaagatgatgatgaattaCCATactttcatttgttatttgcattgaGCAACTTTATGTTGTgatatattaaattttaagcTTATTTCTTGATGTCTTAGGTCATTAAGTTATATTAAATTGGTGAGTGTTCATTGTTAAATTTTTGTGTGACGTGTTTTATAGCAAGTATTTCTTGGTATTTTTCTAGTTATCATTTTTtctgcttccttttcaaatttttaacatcaaagaaaataaatttataatttttttacattACTACATGCATCCAACTATTGACCTAACCTAACACAGTACTATGCATTTTACAACACTGACAAAAACCTTTCCCGTTGAATATTATGCTCATGAGCAAGCATGCTAATAAAACTTTTCCAAGGTAAACGAACAAAAGATCAAAACTATTCAATAACTGGGCTAGAAAATATACAAGACATCTAGATATGGTTGTATACGTACTTGTCTTCAGGCTTCACATGATGTTTGTCTTCAGGCTTCACATGATGTTCGCCCTGGGAAATTGGGGTCTCCACCAGTTCATTTGGAGATCTTGTTATTTTGTTGTCGACAGAATCATGTGTTTCACCTTTACCATCTTCACACATATTGCTGCCATTCTTTGAATTGGCTTTCATGAAGTCACATCCATTGCAGCTATCCTTAGAATCTATTGTATCAGCAATTTCACCATCTTTTGAGTATGAGGCATTGTCTGCAAATGTTGGTTGTTTCCCTGGGACCTTCTCAAAAGTTCCATTGCAGTCTGTTGTTTGCAAATCTGACTCATCTATAGATATTCTTCTCGCTGCATGCTTCTTTTGAGAATCAAATCCTTCCACTTGTCTTTGGATATCCAGAAAATAaggatttaaaaaaacttttttgttgcTTCTCCACATGGAGTTAGGGTTAGGTTTCCTTATCTCAGATCTACTGTTGGATGAAGTATCAGTTCTAAATAAATCTCTGGGATCTACTGAATAATGGCTTCCAGAGGGTTCACATCCATCTACAGCCCACCGAGTGTCAGGAATGAAATGATTGACTGTTTCATATTTTGTCAAAGGACTGAAGGAAGGAGAGCAATCCGGAACATGAAAATGCAGGTCATGAGAGCATATATGATCCATTGCCACAGTATCATTTCCTAAGGGCATGCCAATagatggaaatgaaaaaaattcctCATTAGCCAGAGAAGATTGTGTCCCAAGAGATGAACCCCAGTGTGAATCCATGTTTCTCTGATTAGCAGGTATATTCTTCAAATGAATTCCAGAATTGGGATTCAAAAGGCTCTGCGGACACCAGTTCTGAGGCCATATTTTTGTTCTTGAGCAATGAACATCATCAAAATCCACAAAAGGATCTTGATCCTCTTTGAAGATTCTCATATTCCCATCACATTTTAAATCTCTGTCAAGTTGactaacaagttttctctttctagaTTGTGTCCTCATTGAATCAGCCTCTGATTTCTTTCTATGACTGTTAGCTACAGGCGAACATAAGTTGCAAAAGGGTTTGGTTTAAGCAATAATAAAATTCACTGTACTCCCAAAACGTAAACTAGTAAATCTACAAGGCAATGAAATAACCTGCTCCTAACGAGAATAGTCCTTCTCTGCGagaaatttggaaaaatatgaGAATGATCATTATAgctaataaaaagaaatgagcaTCAATTGGACCAACCATAAACTAAAGAACCTAGAAATCATCCTCATGTACCTAGACAAACTCGAGCTATCTGTTCTGTCTTGCATAGGATCACACCAAGGTAGTCCAGTGTCTATACCCCAGTCACTTCTGAGAAACCAGTCAATCATAAAGAGTGAGCTTTTGCACAAGTTAGAACTAATTAATGTATTcacaacaaaataaagaaatacctTTCCTCATAAAGGAAATAAGAGTCCTGTTTGGTTTCTGAACCTAGTGTTTTCAGTTCAATAGGCCATTCTGATTGCCATAAGGATCACTGTTGTTAAAGACATAGGAGCAAGCATCTTTTTTTCGATCGTAATACAAGATTTCATTTGAAAGACAATAGTTAAAAACTTCAACGGAAGGAGACATGCATGAAAAGATCAGAGATAATGGATAGTAACACAAGGACAATAGCATGTTGGATTTTGTTTACAAAGTCAAATTTTATTGCCTTAACTGTTCTTAGTGAATGTGTTCAAAGGGTAAAGAACTTGCCATTCAATTAACCTTGGAAAGCTGTAATTGTTAAAGTTATTAGGTCTTATTCTGCTCATATTAGTCAAAGTCTATTTATGTCCTCCTTATTGTAATATGTTATAACTTAGTTTACAGTTTTACCCCTTATAATGAGGTCAGTCTTTTATTAACTATGGGTAATCGTGTATTTTTACTGTCTTTAGTAGAGTATTAGTTAGGGTTTTGTTCCCTATTGTTGTAACTTTCTCCTTTacacaagaagagaatgatgTGAAGAGTGATGCCGCTGTTGATGTACTCTCGTGCAGATTGAAATAAcattgaattttcttgttttctatgtTTGGGATCACTGTTGTTAAGGACATAGGAGAAAACATCTTTTTTTCGATGGTAACACAAGATTTCATTTGAAAGACAATAGTAAAAAACTTCAACAGAAGGTGAAATGCATGAAAAGATCAGAGATAATGGATAGTAACATAAGGACAATGGCATGTTGGATTTTGTTTACAAAGTCAAATTTTATCGCCTTAACTGTTCTTAGTGAATGTGTTAAACAAAGGGTAGAGAACTTGCCATTCAATTAACGAAGATGAGCTTGGGAAGCAGTAATAGCATACAGAAGTGCACAAGCTAGAAGCCATGGGACTCATGCATTACGTTTATAAAGGGGATGACCATGCACTTTCGCTTTATACATGAACAATCAGAGTATGACCAAAGGGAGCCTTGACAATGGTTGTTGCTTGTATCACATATCATGTATTTGACATATCGACATGGTGTTTATTCATGTTTGGTTCATGTATCCTTTTGAATTTCTTGCCTTGACCATATTCAGTACAGGGAGGCATTAAGGAGCTATTAGTGTTGGATATTCTTTTTTTGTACGTACTGTCTTGTGTGAACAATGGATGGGACCATCTCCAAACAATAAGGCAATAAAAACCccctttaaaatttaaaggaaTTTAATGAAATGATCTTTCCCACAAATAATTTGTTAATGACTAGACATCATTCATTATATTTCATTAATTTGCCAACAGTCAATAAGGAGGACTGAATCTGAACATAAGGAGAGTGAAAACAATGAAGGGAAAACTGAAACTGGGATGCATAAGAATTAGAAATGGAGCCATAAACAAACATACCAATTGGATCCTGTAGTCCTTTTTCAGCATCTCTGCAAGATAAAGCAATTCCATTTTGATGATATTGCCTCTTGTTTATTAATAAATGGACAAGCTTCAGAAGAAATTAACCTTCTGCTTGGCAAGCATGAATATTTTGGACCACAACTCCATTTTCTATCTTCACTTTCTATTGAGAAAAATTTGAGATCTATGACAGTATGAAACGCTTCATTGATCCATGACATGGAAGCATCACAGTTCCTTTTGTCAAAGACATGTGTATCCTCATCTGAAGTGCTAATCCATTCTGGCATTAGTAAAATGAGTAAGACTTGACAATCAAATCCAGAAACCATGCTCTTGAATCATGAATTCTTGGTAACAAACACAATGTATGCTTTGCAGAAAAAACTCTAAGAGCTACCTGTCAGTTTGATAAGCCGATAAATTGTACATTAGTATGTTACAATTTCTTAGTGCAGAATAAAGTTTTACTTGTGATTATCTGTGTAAGCCCAACCATAGATGGAAGACCACCGTTCTCAACAACTATTGGACATGGTAATGAACATCGTTTTCTTCCACAAATCTTTGATATATAATTCTATCTTCATATGGCtcttgcctttctttctttttcgtttcTCTTGATCAATGACAGGTAATGTGCCGAACAGTGACTGAAGGAAAAGCACCCAAAGTTAATAAGGCAAGGTTGCAgcacagcagcagcagcactgCAGCAACTGTGAATAGCACTATGTAGTTCAAGGACATCTTTACgaatatattgaaaataatgaTTTTAGGTGCCAAACTGGAGCATACCATTTGGACTAAAAGGGAGCAAGATAGAAGCGAAgaaaaaagtaggaaaaaacacaagaaaagggagaaaagtATCCCATATGGATTCCTGACAAGTTTGACTTCAATACTGTGGTGATTTTTAAGATATACTATGTCTACTCTGTCCAGTACAagcttatatatgttgatgttcataaagaaagtgaaacaTCTAGCATTTGCATCACTGCATTCCTGCACTAACAGTGGGCAACATGCACATCCAGTCATGTGTATGCACAGAGATAcataagagaaatgaaaaaaactagATGCCTCTGTGATGTTGATCCTTCATTTTCCCTATGAAGTTTATAATGTTGAGAAAAACAATGTCCAAAGATGAAATTTCACAAACAGATATATAACTAAGAGAATAGAAGGAAAGTTTCACGAATATTGTCTGGATGCTTAGGAAAATTTAGGATCagatttatatttatttaatcaaCTAATTTTTGAATGACAGCAACAAAAGCTGGCCCATATAAGAAAAGGCTAACTGCCTCAAAGATTCAAGGCATAACTCATCAAAATAAATAACTTTAggcataaaaagaaaacagtgttCTTTGTGAAAAGCATGAAAGAGTGATGGGCCagtagcaagaaaaaaaaaattaaattctgaAACCAACTTTAGAAAGTATGCCAGCATCACGATCACCCAGAAATGTGTTAATGCTTCATTAGCTAATAAAAGATTGGTCAGTGAAAATTAGAAACCATTGCACATACTTTTTGTATTTTCCTCCATAGCATGGCCGAAGCCCTCTTCTCCCCAAAAGTCACTCACTATTTTGGCCTCTGAAGTGGCTACTGCAGATCCCTTGTCCACAACCAACTTTCCAGGAAACCACTGTGAATTTACACATAAGCTAGGCATGTTCAATGGAAAATTCCTTCCATTAGGTGCTGGTTCTCCGCTACAGTTTAATGGACTCTGCAGCcacattaaaataaatgaatatttaaCAA contains these protein-coding regions:
- the LOC116254927 gene encoding uncharacterized protein LOC116254927, whose product is MLQWMGGSRRKVTTSRKATRSRQRQYFEQKKRRQIIGDEKGLDGSQKHSTENKVCRSLDVLSLMSLSALTHQECKPGAATGLTLEVETALSNDPLSICTARETVDDGDVQSGCTRNTCDRPSGLESEPTMSPQGRVSLENSANNHPLSGKDLPSKKGDRVNFVKKFAERDLSVMDLVSDGGSCPERQPPNEGHVAFSIEGLGKLDAQTPIQTPKPLRRSTFPSKPCNMDETSSVRLKGHCQPHRIFVSNSLRTPKANVLTAPSKKCKGSGLDYNIDMSPLNCSGEPAPNGRNFPLNMPSLCVNSQWFPGKLVVDKGSAVATSEAKIVSDFWGEEGFGHAMEENTKKWISTSDEDTHVFDKRNCDASMSWINEAFHTVIDLKFFSIESEDRKWSCGPKYSCLPSRRDAEKGLQDPIEWPIELKTLGSETKQDSYFLYEERSDWGIDTGLPWCDPMQDRTDSSSLSREGLFSLGAANSHRKKSEADSMRTQSRKRKLVSQLDRDLKCDGNMRIFKEDQDPFVDFDDVHCSRTKIWPQNWCPQSLLNPNSGIHLKNIPANQRNMDSHWGSSLGTQSSLANEEFFSFPSIGMPLGNDTVAMDHICSHDLHFHVPDCSPSFSPLTKYETVNHFIPDTRWAVDGCEPSGSHYSVDPRDLFRTDTSSNSRSEIRKPNPNSMWRSNKKVFLNPYFLDIQRQVEGFDSQKKHAARRISIDESDLQTTDCNGTFEKVPGKQPTFADNASYSKDGEIADTIDSKDSCNGCDFMKANSKNGSNMCEDGKGETHDSVDNKITRSPNELVETPISQGEHHVKPEDKHHVKPEDKEDEELQDPDQTQ